The following are from one region of the Salmo trutta chromosome 22, fSalTru1.1, whole genome shotgun sequence genome:
- the acer1 gene encoding alkaline ceramidase 1 isoform X1: MGGFYSSEKMTGLFAYESSDLDWCEDNYRHSEHIVEYFNTMSSLFFFVISPIMLYLLHPYARERNLAVHLVWIMMIFVGLFSAYFHMTLSFMGQMLDELSILWVLGLCYGLWFPRRLFPSFIKDRTTFSRLVMMITVVTTLCSFVKPTANAYLLNCFALHIIYSLGLEMRTCTDPKVLRLCWSAVGLWVLAISCWISDRFGCSFWQKLNFCYLHGIWHILIVMAVAYASTLIAYLDANYEIPYSLPSLQYWPNDNWVLGLPYIVLKGTTKTHKRF, translated from the exons ATGGGAG GGTTCTATTCTAGTGAGAAGATGACAGGCCTGTTCGCCTATGAAAGCTCCGATTTGGACTGGTGTGAGGATAACTACAGGCACTCTGAACACATAGTGGAGTACTTCAACACT ATGAGCAGCCTGTTCTTCTTCGTGATCTCCCCCATCATGCTGTACCTGCTGCACCCCTACGCCAGGGAGAGGAACCTGGCTGTACACCTGGTCTGGATCATGATGATCTTTGTGG GTCTCTTCTCTGCCTACTTCCACATGACCCTGAGCTTCATGGGCCAGATGCTGGATGAGCTGTCCATCCTGTGGGTCCTGGGGCTCTGCTATGGTCTCTGGTTCCCACGCAGGCTCTTCCCCTCCTTCATCAAGGACAG GACGACTTTCTCCCGGCTGGTCATGATGATAACTGTCGTCACCACCCTATGCTCCTTTGTCAAACCCACTGCCAATGCCTACCTCCTCAACTGCTTTGCCCTCCACATCATCTACTCATTGGGTCTGGAGATGAGGAC CTGTACTGACCCGAAGGTGCTGCGGTTATGTTGGTCTGCTGTTGGCCTGTGGGTGCTGGCCATCTCCTGCTGGATCAGTGATCGTTTCGGATGCAGCTTCTGGCAAAAGCTTAATTTCTGCTACCTGCATGGCATCTG GCACATTCTGATTGTGATGGCTGTAGCCTACGCAAGCACCCTGATAGCCTACTTGGATGCCAACTATGAGATACCCTACTCCCTGCCAAGCCTTCAGTACTGGCCCAATGACAACTGGGTCCTGGGGTTGCCTTACATTGTTCTGaaaggaaccaccaagactcataaAAGATTCTAA
- the acer1 gene encoding alkaline ceramidase 1 isoform X2 produces MTGLFAYESSDLDWCEDNYRHSEHIVEYFNTMSSLFFFVISPIMLYLLHPYARERNLAVHLVWIMMIFVGLFSAYFHMTLSFMGQMLDELSILWVLGLCYGLWFPRRLFPSFIKDRTTFSRLVMMITVVTTLCSFVKPTANAYLLNCFALHIIYSLGLEMRTCTDPKVLRLCWSAVGLWVLAISCWISDRFGCSFWQKLNFCYLHGIWHILIVMAVAYASTLIAYLDANYEIPYSLPSLQYWPNDNWVLGLPYIVLKGTTKTHKRF; encoded by the exons ATGACAGGCCTGTTCGCCTATGAAAGCTCCGATTTGGACTGGTGTGAGGATAACTACAGGCACTCTGAACACATAGTGGAGTACTTCAACACT ATGAGCAGCCTGTTCTTCTTCGTGATCTCCCCCATCATGCTGTACCTGCTGCACCCCTACGCCAGGGAGAGGAACCTGGCTGTACACCTGGTCTGGATCATGATGATCTTTGTGG GTCTCTTCTCTGCCTACTTCCACATGACCCTGAGCTTCATGGGCCAGATGCTGGATGAGCTGTCCATCCTGTGGGTCCTGGGGCTCTGCTATGGTCTCTGGTTCCCACGCAGGCTCTTCCCCTCCTTCATCAAGGACAG GACGACTTTCTCCCGGCTGGTCATGATGATAACTGTCGTCACCACCCTATGCTCCTTTGTCAAACCCACTGCCAATGCCTACCTCCTCAACTGCTTTGCCCTCCACATCATCTACTCATTGGGTCTGGAGATGAGGAC CTGTACTGACCCGAAGGTGCTGCGGTTATGTTGGTCTGCTGTTGGCCTGTGGGTGCTGGCCATCTCCTGCTGGATCAGTGATCGTTTCGGATGCAGCTTCTGGCAAAAGCTTAATTTCTGCTACCTGCATGGCATCTG GCACATTCTGATTGTGATGGCTGTAGCCTACGCAAGCACCCTGATAGCCTACTTGGATGCCAACTATGAGATACCCTACTCCCTGCCAAGCCTTCAGTACTGGCCCAATGACAACTGGGTCCTGGGGTTGCCTTACATTGTTCTGaaaggaaccaccaagactcataaAAGATTCTAA